acacgttttgttattattagtacacgttaatatttgaatttaaatatgttgttaagctaattaaagagtttcctaaaaataagatggtaatttaaattgataataaaaatagaaaatgactatttaaagtaatgctaaaaataggaattaattttgattattattttacacGTTAATTTATCTGATCTTTGCTGAGTTTTCACTACCTtatatgagttctaacgtggcagtatagcattggttattaaaaacaaattacagcacacaatgacgaaaataGATAGCTGTCAGCAACGTTAGTTTGAgataaagctcaaggtcttgaagactggcacagaatatcaagatcaacaaaattaatggatgaagctttcttgctcttcaaggatatgttgaggcgtgatatatataaatacaaggcttcatttcagaattaaggatacatctcttcttacaattttctctcttgacttaaaatctagtattctctaagtatttaagagttgtaattcttagttcatctaactcttacaatttgtaataagCTTAGGtcttaaaaagagttagattatttcatagtttaatacacctaacttagaatactttttaaagtgttcaacttgtaatctctatcgtgagatttgggatttgcttttattaaagggacttgagGGGAAGAatgtggtgagagaagatagtgagatcttctagtttgtcttaaagtctattaataaaaggcgttgaaatcctacgggttgaaagagaacccataggcgggaagtaggttgtttagaaccgaacctcgttaatatatcgtgtgttattctttaaagtttattttccgcacatacgttatagtatTGCAAATCGACCTAAAACTGTcacagaaaacagttttgaaatgtcactcaatctcttgagatatttttccagacaaaaattttaaatgccCATTAACATGTTCAGAACCTCCCATGGGACCAATAAAGCTAGACTAAAAACGTAATAGTATGGatgatataattaaatttgatgCTTTCCTATTCTATCAAGGCATTTTAGAGTCCTATTCTAAATCCTCTAAATCTACTTATTGTATTTCGTATTCGATTCTTTCCTcgtatattaattaaatttattttctatgttTGCGTAGACGTAACTTATTCTAAACATTCATGATCGTTTTATGAGTTTACTACTAGGATTTCCAGCCTGATTAGGATAACTTAGTCTTAAACATGTACTCCTATGTGTCACTGAAATTACTACATTTGACCttttaatttgaaaatgtaGTAAACCTTGTGTGGGCACTGTTTTATAGGCCCATTGCTCACCAACCTGTACATTCGACGCTAAGCTCTAATCCCTAGCTTGCCTGGATTTCtgatctaaaataaaatcaagatCACAAATTGCTCACCGTGAGAAACACAttatatatgagttaaatagtccaatattataattattagtatatgaACTTATTTTAAGGTCATCACACTGAAAAactgtctctcacaaaaataatgttagagtatataacatatcctggggtgtcaaccattagcttaaacttttggttgagttgattccttgacatggtattgagccaacgtgacaagaggtcacgaatTTGAATCACAACCACTCAAAGTAGAACATCCAGTGCCAGATATGAGAAGAGTCTGCATCGCATTCACACTTCTAGCATATCCTGGGACATCAATCATTAACTTAAACTTTtcgttgagttggttccttgacataatAACTCTATAGCCATATAGGTTTGACCAAATAAGTATAGAGAACATCTTAACTTATAAAGAGTGCTttccatatcaataacaaccaTGTCAAAACAAACGTCAATCAAAAAAACAACTTGGTCTTCATAAAATTTGtgctgaaaaatcaaaaactcaaaagtaaaaaaccacaAGTATTGATCAGATGATTCAAACAATATATTGTTCAACGAAATCTTGATCCATAGGGCATCGATGCTTACCTTACCAAACCGTGTCACAACCTGCACTAAATCTAGCAGAGTTTAAGCAGCAAAAAATCTCACCTTTTAAGTGATTTTGAAACCTCCTGGGCCATCTTCCTGATCCACTTATTCATAGTGACTGTCTGATTATCAGCAACGTGAATTAGACACATTCTTTTAAGCTGATTCAATATTGTATGACCCTGATCATTCGCATACTTGTTTGTTCTGTCCATGCCAATCAACCCGCTCTTTTTCCACTTTTTGATGATTCTTTCCTTTCGAACTTGAACGTTTTTAGCCAACAAACCGGCAGCGTCCAGGAAACATCTTTGCGTCTGACTGTCGTTCAAGCAATTATATCCAAACTTAAGCTTGTTTACTATCATTGCCTCCCCGTCTAAGTGGATGCTACTGATAACGCCCTTCAGTTCATTCAATCGATTTCTCCATTCCCTTATATCTTTCTTTCCGGCCATGAATTTTGCCTCAATATTGATCACCAACGGCATACCTTCACACTGATCCGCCACTTCCTCCGCTATTTTAATGATCCCTGGTTCAACAGATTCATCTGCGTGTCTCATTACACGCAAGAACATGCCTTTAGCCTCTTCCTTTTCGAGTAAGTCTTTCTTAAGGATTAAATCACACCCCATTCGGTTGCATACCTCTTTAGACCGAGTTGTAAACACAAGGATAATACTTTTATCCGTACCAACAGAGGGTAATCCTAGAAGTTCATACGCTGGAAACGCCTCCCTCACATCATCCAAGAACAAAATTCTGCGGCCCTCTCCGCCGACTCCAAGTTGTGCCATTATCCTGCTGGCTCGTGTCTCCTCGTTATGGTATTGCTCACCGAAATCCCGTATCCACATCCCATCAGCCACCTGCTTCTGCATGGCCATGTTATAGCAACTACGATCAGGCCAAACATCCGGTGCTGTGGCCCAGTACACGGCCTTAAAACCCATGTCATCGTAAATTTCATTGTAAAGGTACTTCATGAAGTCAGTCTTCCCGGCACCCACTGAACCATATATACCAATGCAATTTTTAGCTCGAGTTCTTATGGCTTGACGAGCAGAGTCCATACTTGCACGAAATGTCTCGCCCATGTACATATTCATCGGTAAAAGTAATTTCTCCCCGCGTGTTTTAAACTCATCGATGGTCAGGCCATTCTTCTGCAACTGTTGGGCCTCTTTCAGAAGATCATTCCCTTCCCTTTTGTGTTGTTTAAGACACGGCACCCTAACCATACGCTTCACCTTACACTGTCCTTGGCTTTCTTCCAACTTTCTTTCGGATGACTTTTTGTACCGTTTTGCTTTTTTGACAAAGGCCTTAATCACTCTCTTTCGCTTCTTGCCTGGTTTTTGCTCTTCCAATCTTGCTTGTTGATCCATGTCGTGCACTTTGCTCATAACTTCCTTCAACGTGTCCTTTAGCTCAACGTGTCTCATTTTCTCCTCCATAGCTAGTCTCCATAAATTGTATAGTATTGGAACTATTCCAAGCAATCCAATTACTGTCTTTAAGTCCATGGTGTTATAGGATACAAATTGCAGCTTGTGTACTTGAACCTGACTCCACAAGCCTGTATGATCATACAAAATCAATATCTGAGACAACCATTTTATATG
The Amaranthus tricolor cultivar Red isolate AtriRed21 chromosome 11, ASM2621246v1, whole genome shotgun sequence DNA segment above includes these coding regions:
- the LOC130826910 gene encoding probable disease resistance protein At1g15890; this translates as MDLKTVIGLLGIVPILYNLWRLAMEEKMRHVELKDTLKEVMSKVHDMDQQARLEEQKPGKKRKRVIKAFVKKAKRYKKSSERKLEESQGQCKVKRMVRVPCLKQHKREGNDLLKEAQQLQKNGLTIDEFKTRGEKLLLPMNMYMGETFRASMDSARQAIRTRAKNCIGIYGSVGAGKTDFMKYLYNEIYDDMGFKAVYWATAPDVWPDRSCYNMAMQKQVADGMWIRDFGEQYHNEETRASRIMAQLGVGGEGRRILFLDDVREAFPAYELLGLPSVGTDKSIILVFTTRSKEVCNRMGCDLILKKDLLEKEEAKGMFLRVMRHADESVEPGIIKIAEEVADQCEGMPLVINIEAKFMAGKKDIREWRNRLNELKGVISSIHLDGEAMIVNKLKFGYNCLNDSQTQRCFLDAAGLLAKNVQVRKERIIKKWKKSGLIGMDRTNKYANDQGHTILNQLKRMCLIHVADNQTVTMNKWIRKMAQEVSKSLKR